The following proteins are co-located in the Candida dubliniensis CD36 chromosome 3, complete sequence genome:
- a CDS encoding nitrosoguanidine resistance protein, putative (Similar to S. cerevisiae SNG1), producing the protein MNTKMLESEENSQDETYLGPQQQQQQQYYHHKYLSSSELEPSPPARNMVGKVNKGLSLFSKKFQTERKKIALKYFLNYLIMGIGVLGIFSIYWGSFYRINGRIKNLKMLVVIEDDSIINGLNPVFGDNLKEILQTPEAKTRGNWKIYNSTEFAQIALKSNRTAEEEIMHQIHHQEYWASLHVLPNASYNYFNALSHGDTNYDIVKNTVHSIYETGRDFNGMTQFVIPSISNVENVWLSKQSTMAFDIVGNLTINSTEKLKLLAQPIKFEIVDPVPWNDPILIGPFHDLLIYMTILTLLQFEFFSPVHKAVSKLGIRKRHYMIYRFTASILSFLVLSLFCCLVTLAFQVDLTVTYGKAGFVVYWMIAFMTMWALGSVNEIMAMLLIIVYPPLVQFWLLFWIIANITPTFTPMAVLPKFFRYGYALPIHNSYEATKTVFFGTYKGQLGRNFGILAAWFAVLSFIFPFVVYYFITTTNRNFEQQVCAAVNEKKELETEEHHH; encoded by the coding sequence ATGAATACTAAGATGTTGGAACTGGAAGAAAATTCACAAGATGAGACCTATTTAGGCccccaacaacaacaacaacaacaatactaCCACCACAAGTATTTGTCAAGCAGTGAACTCGAACCCTCACCTCCAGCACGAAATATGGTCGGTAAAGTTAACAAGGGCCTTTCCCTATTTAgcaaaaaatttcaaacggaaagaaagaagattGCATTGAAGTATTTCTTAAACTATTTAATCATGGGAATTGGGGTTCTAGGAATATTCTCAATCTACTGGGGCTCTTTCTATAGGATAAATGGCAggataaaaaatttgaaaatgttgGTAGTGATAGAAGATGactcaataataaatggatTGAACCCAGTTTTCGGTGACAATTTGAAGGAAATTCTACAAACTCCCGAAGCAAAGACCAGGGGcaattggaaaatataCAACTCGACCGAATTTGCTCAGATAGCATTAAAATCCAATCGCACTGCggaagaagaaatcatgcaccaaattcatcatcaagaATATTGGGCATCGCTTCATGTGTTACCAAACGCCAGCTATAACTATTTCAATGCCTTGTCACACGGTGATACCAATTACGATATTGTTAAGAACACAGTTCACTCGATTTATGAAACAGGAAGGGATTTCAATGGAATGACTCAATTCGTCATCCCTTCTATCTCTAACGTGGAAAACGTATGGCTAAGCAAACAGTCCACCATGGCATTTGATATCGTTGGCAATCTCACTATCAACTCCACTGAAAAACTAAAGCTACTCGCCCaaccaattaaatttgaaattgtggATCCAGTACCATGGAACGACCCGATTCTAATTGGACCTTTTCATGATCTTCTAATCTATATGACAATTTTGACGTTGTTACAGTTTGAGTTTTTCAGTCCAGTCCACAAGGCAGTGTCTAAATTAGGAATAAGGAAACGTCATTACATGATATATCGCTTCACAGCATCTATTTTATCCTTCTTGGTATTGAgcttgttttgttgtttggtGACATTAGCTTTCCAAGTTGATTTGACAGTCACATACGGGAAGGCGGGGTTTGTGGTTTATTGGATGATTGCTTTTATGACTATGTGGGCTCTCGGCTCTGTAAATGAAATCATGGCAATGTTGCTAATCATAGTCTATCCTCCACTCGTTCAATTCTGGTTGCTTTTCTGGATAATAGCCAATATCACACCCACATTCACGCCAATGGCGGTGCTTCCAAAATTCTTTAGATACGGATACGCATTACCCATCCATAACTCCTATGAAGCCACTAAAACAGTATTTTTTGGTACATACAAGGGACAATTAGGAAGAAACTTTGGTATCTTAGCCGCTTGGTTTGCCGTATTAAGTTTCATATTCCCATTCGTTGTCTACTATTTTATAACCACAACCAATAGGAATTTTGAGCAACAAGTGTGTGCCGCtgttaatgaaaaaaaagagcTTGAAACTGAAGAACATCACCATTAG